GGTTCACCCGACTGGCTCGGACCGTCAGAGTGCCGCTTCACGCCCCCGGTACGCCTGAGTCGGGGGCTACTCAAGTCGCCCTGTATCAAATCTGAGTAGGCGTGCTCCAGTTGTCGTGACGATTTACGAACAGGACGCGAAGACGCTGGAACTGCCCTGGCCGTTCACCGGCCGGGAGGCCGAACTGGAGCTGGTGCGGCGCTCGTCGGCCGCCGGCCGGCCCGGCGTCGTGGTGACCGGTCCGGTGGGCTGCGGCAAGACCCGGCTGATCACGGAGGCGGTCCGGGGCACGGACTGCGCGCGGATCACCGGGACGCCGGAGAGCCGCGGTCTGCCCTTCGCCGCCTTCGCGCACCTGCTGCCCGGCACCGTCTCGCTGCACCGGGCGGTCCAGCTGCTGTCCGGGGTGCGGCTGCTGGTCGTCGACGACGCCCATCTGCTCGACGAGGCGTCGGCCGCTCTCGTCCACCAGCTCGCCGCGCACGGATCCACCCGCCTGGTCGTGGCCGTCACGGACGGCGTGCCGGTACCGGGCGCGGTCTCCCGGCTGTGGACCGGGGAACTGCTGCCGCGCGTCGCGCTGGAGCCGCTGCCCCGCGAGGACACCGGCCGGCTGCTCGCCACGGCCGGCCTGGAACCGCTCACCGTGGGCCGGCTGCACCGGATGTGCCGGGGCGACCTCCGGCTGCTGCGCGACCTCGTGGCGGCGCTGCGCCGCTCCGGCGGGCTCACCCGCGTGCCCGAGTGCGACGAGTGGGCGTGGCGCGGACCGGTGCCGGTGACCGCGACCGTCCGCGACCGGCTCGCGCCCGTACTGGACCGCGCCGGCGCCGGGGAGCGCGAGACGCTCGACCGGCTCGCCTTCGCCGAGCCCCTGCCGCTCGCCCTGGACGACCTCGACCTGGACGTCCTCGAACGCCTGGAGGCGGACGGCCTGATCCACGTGGACGACCTCGGCTCCGTCACCCTCGCCCACCCGCTGCACGGGCCCGCCCTGCGCGCGACCGCCGGCCGGCTGCGGTCCCTGCGGCTGACCGGCGCACCGGACCGGTGCGGGCCCGCGCTGGCGGCGGAGCGGACCGCGCTGGAGCGCGGGCTGGCCCGGCAGGACGTACGGGGGGTGCCGACGCCGGTGGGGGACTGGCTGCTGTCCGAGGGGCTGCCGGTCCCCGGCGGGTACGCGGTCGTACGCGCCCGGTACTCCCGGCTGCGCGGAGAGCTGCGTGAGGCGGCCGCATGGGCCAGGGAGGGGCTGCGGGCGGTCCCGGGTGACGCCCGCTGTGCCGACGAACTCGACTTAGTGACCGCATGCCTGGGCGGGTCGACGGGCGGGTACGGCCGGGCCGTCGCGGCCCGCGGTGACATCGAGGGCGCCCTGGCCGCACTCCCCGGGGACGACGTGTTCGCGTGCTACGACGCCGTACGCCTGGGCAGGCCCGAGCTGGCCGCCGGACGGCTGCCGGCCGGCGGGGTGTTCGCCCGGCACGCCGAGGCGCTCGCCCGGGGCGACGGACCGGCCCTCGACCTGGCCGCCGGGGCCCTGGCCGAGCGCGGCTTCCTGCTGTTCGCGGCCGAGGCGCACGCCCAGGCCGTCCGCGCGCACCGCGATCCGCGTGCCGCTCGCCTCTCCCGCACCCGCGCGGTCGCGCTGGCCCGCCGCTGCCAGGGCGCCCGCACCCCGGCGCTGGCCGGG
Above is a genomic segment from Streptomyces collinus Tu 365 containing:
- a CDS encoding helix-turn-helix transcriptional regulator, yielding MTIYEQDAKTLELPWPFTGREAELELVRRSSAAGRPGVVVTGPVGCGKTRLITEAVRGTDCARITGTPESRGLPFAAFAHLLPGTVSLHRAVQLLSGVRLLVVDDAHLLDEASAALVHQLAAHGSTRLVVAVTDGVPVPGAVSRLWTGELLPRVALEPLPREDTGRLLATAGLEPLTVGRLHRMCRGDLRLLRDLVAALRRSGGLTRVPECDEWAWRGPVPVTATVRDRLAPVLDRAGAGERETLDRLAFAEPLPLALDDLDLDVLERLEADGLIHVDDLGSVTLAHPLHGPALRATAGRLRSLRLTGAPDRCGPALAAERTALERGLARQDVRGVPTPVGDWLLSEGLPVPGGYAVVRARYSRLRGELREAAAWAREGLRAVPGDARCADELDLVTACLGGSTGGYGRAVAARGDIEGALAALPGDDVFACYDAVRLGRPELAAGRLPAGGVFARHAEALARGDGPALDLAAGALAERGFLLFAAEAHAQAVRAHRDPRAARLSRTRAVALARRCQGARTPALAGLVLGELTARQRQIVALAAAGLSNREIAGKLTLSVRTVGNHLYSAYTRLGASDRGALPWLTDLREAEPA